AACAAAccataaaatatacaattttcaATTTTTGGGTTATAAATGGAAGGCACTGGAGGATATCAAAACTTATAAAATGGTGATGGATAAGGAAGTATGTGTGGTATTCCCTAAATCAGGTACTCAAATTTTGTGTTGTTTTAGCGTATTTATGCAAGTGAATGTGTCTTTTGGTAATTTGTTGAGAAAGAGAGGATGATTTAGGGGAGAATGAGGGTAAAATAAAAGGTTTctgctaaatatatatatttgaccCATATAGTTTTGAACGGGTCAGTTCAAGTGGGGCGGGTTAATAAGTGGGTAGCTATTTATTTCTTGAAATCTTGGCTTAAAATAAAACTTTATAGTTGAAATAacaatagttgagtgacttttgggTTATAAAATAAAGTTGTGTGGGATGGGTGGTGATGagtggtggtagggtggggggtggggtgggtggcGGAGTGTGGGGGTtggtggggttggggtgggtggtggtgagtggtagggtggggtgggggtataatggagaaataaaATAAGTAACCAAGCCAAAACCATCAAATcggtggttacaaaaattgagcTTTTTCATCATTATATAACAACACTATACaatataattttaagaacaatggaaacaaacatgcgTTAGGGGTGGAGGGGAAGGAAATTTTAGAGGTGGACGAACAAATAGAGAATAGAGGTTAAATGGGTTAGGGGTGTTGAAGTGGCATGCCATGTGGCATCCAGCTCGTCAAACATAAGTGTCACAtaggattggatgtccaccttggacaactttaacggtggaggggtatatttgtgctcaaagtataacggcagggatatatttggacccaaagtataacaagggtatatttggtccttttccaatagtacagggtAGTGCTGAAGTGAGGATTTTTGTGGAATCCAAGgagattcaacatctactatatatgtataaaaaataattttgacctTGTTTATACCGTGTAATTATCCAGCCAATGGAGTTCGGAGGAACACCCTTGTGCGCCCTGGCTCCGCCCTTGGTGGGTGATAGCTGAAATAAGTTCAGTTCAGTTTACTGATCATTCTTCTTGATCTTTAGTTAACGTTTTAAAGTGAAATCTTACTGATGCCAAATGGCCCACTTTCTTGTTCTGCATTTGGGTGTCTTGCATGGTGAGATGCAGATCGAACACTGAGTCTTATATTGTAAAAACACAAAGGAGTAATTAGGCAGCTTTCAGCATGCACATGCAACTTCTATACTTGATGATTAGGATTTAAAGCTAAATGAGTAAAGTATTGTGTAAGATACTAGGACTTATTCGGTAAGTAGCGGGGTGGGTTGTGCTGGCCTCAAAGGCTAAGCACATTTTGATGTCTCTACGGGTGTCTCTGTCACTAAAGCTTGGACAGATGAGAAGAAATCCCCTAGTGTTTTTGCCTCGATTggaatttgaacctgagacctcatggttcttaACCCACtttattgaccactaggccaAATCTAGTGGCAAATCCAGGATATTTAGTTTGCGGGTTCTGGATCACAATCTTTTTTGTTTGCTGGatatattatttatacatatcaaaTGATTTTTTGACACAAATACAGGATTTGAACAAAAACTATTGGGTTCCGCCGAACCCGTTGCTAaagggctggctccgcccctgcacACCCTTGGGTGCCACATATCTTGTTCTCTTTGGCTACTGTCTCGTTAATTATTTTTATGTGAAGCCTGGTAGTATGAAGTTCTTCTTAACCTTAGCATCATAGTTGCTAATGATCTTTGGTCAGAATTACTCAATGCTAATATCGGTTTGCTGTTTATTAACTTGTATAATTACACCTGTAAATTACATTTCTAAGTCATTGGATGGTGATGAGTCAATTGTAATCAACCCATTTGAATCAATATCCAACTAACTCTTGGTTATCTTCTCCCCAGGGCTTTCCAGCATTTAAATGATTCCTTCTCCGGTGCACGATTTCCTCGTACTTAATTAAGAATAGAAGAACTAGTTGCTTCACATTCCGGCTCTCCTCAAAAGCACTAAATGAACTATCTTTCTTCAAAGGGTGCAATTAATTCTAGTTACAACTCTATTTTGATTTGTATGGTGCTCTTAGAAAACGGCACTTCGCACTTTGACAATTTTAGCTCTCATTAGATTCTCCAGACAATCAGTAATGTTTATTGTTGAATGGTAAATTGTGTCACCCTCAGGATTTGGTCGAAAAGGAACTGATGAGGAAAACCCacagaaaagaaaaagtaaacaAGTAGCTGCTACACTTGATTCAGCTGTTGAGCCACGGCGTTCTTCCCGCTTCCGTGGAGTGTCAAATAGAAGGAACTGCACATCAGAGGAAAAGTTAAACTCGTGCAACTTTGACTGCTACCTGAAGTAAGTTTGTGGTTTGTGTACTAATTTTAGGGGTGGAAAAATCAACCCAAACCCGCGCGACCCGCTCAGTGTTTCTACGGTTTGAGTCATGACCCGTTTGTTGAGTTGACCCAACTGGTTGAACCCAAAAAGACCCATCAACCAATCGTGTCAAAATGGGTAAATGTAGTGTAACCCGCGGGTTCAAAATGTACCCAAACCAAACaagcaaaaaatattagaaaaatAATCTGTCTGTTTGAAATAAAATTCTTTTATACTACTAATGGCTCTCACTTTCTTGCATTTTATTCCTGGAATTGTAGCTTAATTTGTGTGGTTAGTGGTCTGACAAGATATATGCCTACATGGTGCCAATTAATCAAAAATTGTATATTTTTAAGTGCAGCAAAAGGTCACTTTAATAAACTTGAGGGTGAGTTTAATGTTCCATTTTAACACATAGATAACAAGTTAGAATGTGGTACGATGAAATTGCGTGCAACATGATTATGTTGGGTTGGTTGGGTTGTGACCTGTTGTTTGACCCAACTCATTTGGACGAAACAAATTTTGGATGGGTTGGTCTTGACCCAATAAATAATTTGACCCATTTTGACCCGCCCAAATTCGACCCAACCCGCTTATTTTCCACCCCTAACTAAACTATGCAAATTTCTTTACGTTTTCCATTTTCTGTTTTGAGCATTAACTTTTTGGGATTATGCAGGAATATATGGAGCGAACTACCAGAGGATAAGAAAAGTTTGTTTCTGTGCCTTGACTCCATGTGGTTTTCCTCATACACAACCAAAGCTTTCAAGCCTAAGGTGTTGAGGTGGATTAAGGACAAAAACATATTCTCGAAAAAATATGTTCTTGTTCCCATCGTTCTCTGGTATGTGTTTCTGATTTGTTATCTGGCTATGCCAAAGTTACATATCATTTGAGGTTGCGTTGTGTAGACTGAGATGTCATCATTCATCAGGAATCATTGGTGTCTTTTGATCTTTTGCCATCTCGGTGAAAGTTTAGAGTCAGAATCGACAACTCCCTGCATGTTGTTGCTAGATTCGTTGCAGATGGCAAACTTGCAATTCGAACCTGAGATAAGAAAGTAATTTCCTCGACGAACATCCTAACTTATGACTTTTGTTTTGCTAGTTATTTTACTTTGTATGCTTTCTTTTGTTCGATTTGTAGATTTGTTTCGGACATATTCAAGACTGAAGAGAGGCCAGAGAGTCAGAAGCTGATTAAGAAAATCAAGTTATTGGTTCCTAAGGTCACGATACTTTTCACTCATGGTTCTGCTGTTACTTACTAATAGTCTCTCATTTAGCATGACTTGAACGTTTCAGGTACCACAACAAAAAAATGATACCGACTGCGGTAAATATGTTctctactacattagccttttcCTAGATTGCGCTCCAGAAACTTTTAGCATTTCAGAAGGCTACCCTTACTTTGTGAGTACTTTGTCAAACTATTTCCATCATCTTTGTTGaagacataattaaataaataagtgTCCCCTCTCTAACACAGCTTAAACTTTTAGACAagatggtcacacacttcaacatTTGTTAAAAGTTTAAAAGCTGAAACTTTTAAACTTTTTTATATTGGTATAaaacagaaagaaaaaaacattTCAGCATGGCATCTGAGCAGGCAGCAGGCCTGAGTTTAAGTCTCGCGGTCATCCATGATCAAAAAGAATTTCCACGTATTTGGCTCATGAAAAAAAATTAAGCCTGCACGTGAGTGGGTGTGTtgaagacataatgaaataaagGAAATTGCCCTCAAACTATGCGTTGTAGAATTgttaccattctcaaaaaaaaaaaaaaaaactatgcgTTATAGAACATTTTTACTCTCTGTTAAAAGCTGGGGCTGTTTACACCCTTCCCGTTAAAGTAGGGTCATTTATACCGAAATGTCTTATAAAAGCCCATATTGGCTAACGGCTCTCAGTTGAAGATTAATTCAGACTTAATTAACCTTATTAGCACAGAATTATGACATGTGGCTCAAATTAAAACACTCTGTTCCCTTATTATTTTACCAGCCCTCTAAATCAAAACACTTATCTCTTGACTTTGAAcagattttcaaaacaaaagcTAGGATTTCATTATTAAAGTTCACTCCTTTACTATGCAACTCGCTGAAAACTTCAAGAATTTCACATGGGTTTCCTCCTAAATACGTAAATTCTCCAAAGAAAAAATTCCAGTACAAATAGTTCTTGCAAACCCCACAAAGAATAACACTGTAGCTGATTGAAAATCACCAAATTCCTAGTAATCTGAGATAAAATACTGCATATTTCTCTTTGAATCCCATTCTAGACAATTTTATCATCTATGGATAGCTCTGACTGAAATTAGTGAGTGGAACTTTTTTCATAATCAAATTGCAATAAAGAAAGTTGAGAAGGTGATTCAAGAGAGGTCGAGAGTGAAGTTTCAGGAAGTGTTTCTCCTACATGTACAAGGCCAAAGTTTGCGGAATAGCTTCTGGGGGAGTGGCTAATGTGAAGAAATTAATGAAGTGGTACAATAGAGTAGCAGCCTCCATGGTGGCTTTTGAGCTTGAAGAAAAATTCTAGCTGATTGGGAAAAAGATGACTGTTTAAACAGTAGGATTTGGAGGATGGAAGGTTTTAATTTGGACCTCGTGTCATGAATCTGTTGCTAATAAGGTAATTAAACTTGAATTAATCTTTAACTGAGAGCCATTAGCCAATAAGGGCATTTATATGACATTTCATGTATGAATGGCCCCAACTTTTAACGAAGGATAAATGTGTTCTATAACGCAAAGTTTAAGGGCAACTCTGACCCTTTTTCCTTACATAAATAAAAGCATCCCTTCTCTAACGTCTTAAACTTTTAGACGAGATGGTCACGCACTTCAACAATCTTCACATCAAGAAATCCTCATATTTCTTTTCTGCTTTTATAGATGAAGGAAGACTGGTTTACTCTGGACCAGCTAGAAAGCTTTTGGCAAAAACTGCAGACTCAGACCAAGGATTCTTCTGAGGAGTCATCATTTTCTGATGGAAGCTTCTCAGGTTCTGAGGATGTTATATTGAAAGGTATAGAAAAGGAAAACAAGAGGGGCAAATAGGTCATTTTTGTTATAACAATAGGTTGGAAGGACAGGTAACTATAGCTCATTGGGATATTTAAGGTTGTCTCGTTTGTTCTATATACATTCTCTTTCTTTTTGTTGAGTGCTTAACGGAGGGGAGCCTTGGGACAACGGTAATGTTGTCTCAGTTGATCTATatgtcacgggttcgagccgtggaatcAGATACTGATGCTTATGTTAGGTTAGTTTCTTACGTCATGCCACCTTGGGTGTTATCCTGCATGTTCAGTGGGTAAAATTCAGTTACTTTAGTGTGACAATTTtttttacggaaaagggccaaaattaccctcgAACTATTCGAAATAGACCACATATATCCTCCGTTTAGTTTTGGGACCACAAATGTCCCTCATTTCACGGACAGCCTTGGATTCTGACGGGGCAGTCCCACGTGGAAAAAAATGTCCACATTGCCATCCACCTAGGATAATAACCCGACCCACCCGACCACCCATCTTCTAATTAAAGGGGTGAGGAATTTACCCCTGATTTCGCACTTCCGGCCGTCGGCGGTGATGCTCCGGTCacaattctttttaaaaaaaaaattgttcatttTCTTGGGTTTTGCTTTTTTAGCCGTCTTATTTGGTTGAAATTTCTAATCTGAGGTCATTCTCCATGAAATGGGTTTTGTTTTGATTTAGAAATGTTGCTTACAGAGTTTTGAATTTGGTTTTCGAAGTGCATAATGAGCCAAGTATTGAAACTGAGTTTATCGTATGGTGTGCAGATTTCAGGcttgcaaaattttccaaaaaatttTCTCCGATACACCATTTTTGCATCTCCCTTGCTTCTTCCTGTGATTTCTCCATTTTCTTAGGTTTTGCTATTTTATTCATTCTACTGGGTTAAGATGAACTGAATTGAACCCAGATGACTGACTCAGTGTCGTGCCGTTTGACTCGGTCGACACCTCCACAAGCATCAGTGTTATCTGCCTGTGGAGGGCCAATTCTGGTGAGCCTAAATGCTGGTTGAACTGAAATAACGACATGGACTTTATTGCAATTTGTAAAAGCTTCAAGAATCGCTTGGTTTGCAGTGAAATGAGTGATTTGTGATATGAATTAAGAAATGGTAGAACAAGAAATCTGAAATTAGGATTCTAAGTGGGAGAAGAAAGCATGATTTGAAGGGGAGGTTTTTTTGCCGGGTTGGACTGCCTAGGTGGATGTCCATGCGGACATTTTTTTCCACATGGGACTGCCCCGTCAGTATCCAAGGCTGTCCGTGAAAATGAGGGGCATTTGTGGTCCCTTCGAGTAATGGCAAGGGTATTTCTGGTAACAAAACCAAACGGAGGGTATATGTGGTCTATTTCGAATAGTTCGAAGGTAATTTTGGCCCCTTTTTTTATGATTTTACTTTCATCTTGTGTATTAAAACAAGTTTTTGCACTGTGGCTGTACATGTCAAAGTGGATTTAGTTTTCATGCTGAGGATATTTGAAATGCATGGCCAACTCAGAATAACTATTGGGAGAAAATAATAGGCCACTTATATTGAATATAGTTGCAATTCTCCTGTACCTGAATGTCATTTTTGTTGACTGAGTTTTACTTCTTCTGTGTGTTTCTTGTTCAGTAGTGTACGCAAAAAATTTCATAAGTGTATCTCGACTACTCGGATGAGTTCGTAAGCTTAGatgacttcaaaaaaaaaaaaaataatctacTTGGATTTAACGCCTTGAGCATTTTTAGTCGCCCTTCCCCGGAACTCGCCCAGAGAaggccttttaaaacactgttggTAACTTGTACATATGCATAGAATTTTAGGCTTTAGATGTTTATATCTTTCTTCGCAGTGTAGGAGGTAGAAATCTGGTAATGCAAAGACATTTCGCCATGTCTGCTAATCCCGTTTTGGTGGATGAGGATGCTTTTCAGGCTCTGGATATCGACTCATAACCCTCAACTCCTTGCAACTTTGCATAGTCTGTTGTACTGCTGCTACGTTTCCTTTAATTGTGCAGACTTGTATTAATAGTTAGTTATCTACAGCTCATAGGATTAGTATTATCGTCTGTTATTTACAGTCCATTAGGAATACTCCTACAATATAGGAGTATTGTTGGCCCATCTCTATATAATGTGCTTTGCACATCGTGAATAAAAAGAAGCTTTCATAATTCTCTCTGCTGTGTATCTTTACAGGAGAGGACTTAAACATGTTAGATGGACAGAGTAAGCATCAAACACCAACACTAAATTCGGGTCGTTGCAAGAGAAGTCGCAAGGCAACTGGTGATGCTATTGTTGATGCAATGTTGGAATTTGCAGCCGCTTCAAAGATGAGGGCAGCTGCCATTATGAGGAATGAAGAGCGCTTTGCTATAAGCAAATGCTTAAAAGTATTAGATGCAATGCAAGGTGTTGATCAAAGTATGTACCTTTTTGCATTGAATTTATTTGAGAATCCAAATGCCAGAGAAACTTTTATCGCTCTTAATACTGAGAGACGCTTGACTTGGTTGCAATTGAAGTTTAACTTAGGACTATTTTAGAATTTAGACCAACATCTAGACATGAGGGACCAGATTTTGCCATTTTTCTCTGGCAAAGAGTCAGGGAGGGACGGATCTACTGTTGAAGTTACGGGTTTTGACACAATCTGACCTAAATCAAGTATTTGTATGAAGAAATCTACTCCATATGTATAAACAATCCATCTCAAATCTAGTTATTgttcataaattttaaattctgAATTCACCTCTGGATGAATTACTACGTTATGTATGAAAGCAAGCAAAGTGCAATTATAAGAAATACCAAAACCTTgtgattttatttaataatttGAAGGCTAGTACAATATATACAAGCTAAGGCCTCATTTTTTTACACttattggaggtctgaatctgaatggttcagaccttaagtcattaagtgcatttgtttgcattaagatctaagcacttattgggtcttaataggtcttaatcattaatatcttgaaccaagtcttaatattattaagaggtatttttgtatgaaactttttAATCACCAAACGTAACCCTACCCTTCCAACTCAACCCCACCCCTCCACGTCaatcccacccccaccccctctcCACTCCAACCCCACGCATCTACCtcaaccccaccccaccaccaccaccctcCCTCCATTCcaacccccactccccaccaccCCTACCCTACCACTAACCCTAATTCtgcctcacaccacccacccccactccccaccaccAACCCTTACCCcataccacccacccccactcaCTCCCCACttcccaccaccaaccccacccccatTCTCCACCAACCCCTCTATCaacccctaccccacaccacccaccctcACTCCCCACTACCCCGCacctcccaccaccaaccccacccccactccccgcCAACCCCACCACCAACCCTACCCCCACTacctcccacccctcaccccaAACACCCACCACCCACTCACCCCTCCACTCCCACTCACAACCCACCACGATTACAAAATatctccaccattactagtgaacataaatgtttcatttttttattaaataatatttttttttattaaatttgtatttattttctactatttagttatttttttaatttgaattgtatatttattatgtttaaataaacacattatgcacattcagatattgaaaaacaaacagttttaatcattcagtgttcagacctaAAGACAATATCTTAATGATTCAggtgtgcattcagattcagacgtcttaatcttaatgaaaacaaatgagaccTAAAACAAGAAGATTTTGATCAAACTAAAGACACACAAAGCTAATTAATTAAAGGCAGATTTACTGGTAGAGTAGAATATAGTGCACAACCAAGTACACACTTATTCTACGCGGAAGTCTTATTTCCTCCTGGACTACtttaaaatagaataaaaaataatttttttgataacACACTTATCTCGTTTTTTTTTCCCCCTTGTCGTTGTACTTCCAATTTTAAAGATTAACATCATGCTTGCTCAGTTTTGTGCTCAAAGTGTACAAAAAAGAAAATAAGGAGCAGCAGAAACACAGGTTTCATCTCATAATAATAGAAGCCTATAAATGATCCCAACAGAGGAGAATAATGTTAAACATCATTAACACTGCATCCCACAACATTGTCATGTTCTATTACTATTTCGGTATTTGCaagtaaatttatttttattaacgAAGGAGTGATGCTTTAATTATAATATTGATAAAGCTTATTGAGTATTTTCTTTTAAGAGGAAAATTCCATATGATAGTAATAtattttaagaaattgtgattctttCATTATTTAAAAGTTGAAGATGTTAGAGTTAATTTGCATCTCATTATAGTTT
The sequence above is a segment of the Lycium barbarum isolate Lr01 chromosome 6, ASM1917538v2, whole genome shotgun sequence genome. Coding sequences within it:
- the LOC132600771 gene encoding probable ubiquitin-like-specific protease 2B isoform X1 codes for the protein MVMDKEVCVVFPKSGFGRKGTDEENPQKRKSKQVAATLDSAVEPRRSSRFRGVSNRRNCTSEEKLNSCNFDCYLKNIWSELPEDKKSLFLCLDSMWFSSYTTKAFKPKVLRWIKDKNIFSKKYVLVPIVLWNHWCLLIFCHLGESLESESTTPCMLLLDSLQMANLQFEPEIRKFVSDIFKTEERPESQKLIKKIKLLVPKVPQQKNDTDCGKYVLYYISLFLDCAPETFSISEGYPYFMKEDWFTLDQLESFWQKLQTQTKDSSEESSFSDGSFSGSEDVILKGEDLNMLDGQSKHQTPTLNSGRCKRSRKATGDAIVDAMLEFAAASKMRAAAIMRNEERFAISKCLKVLDAMQGVDQSMYLFALNLFENPNARETFIALNTERRLTWLQLKFNLGLF
- the LOC132600771 gene encoding probable ubiquitin-like-specific protease 2B isoform X2, which gives rise to MNYLSSKGAINSRFGRKGTDEENPQKRKSKQVAATLDSAVEPRRSSRFRGVSNRRNCTSEEKLNSCNFDCYLKNIWSELPEDKKSLFLCLDSMWFSSYTTKAFKPKVLRWIKDKNIFSKKYVLVPIVLWNHWCLLIFCHLGESLESESTTPCMLLLDSLQMANLQFEPEIRKFVSDIFKTEERPESQKLIKKIKLLVPKVPQQKNDTDCGKYVLYYISLFLDCAPETFSISEGYPYFMKEDWFTLDQLESFWQKLQTQTKDSSEESSFSDGSFSGSEDVILKGEDLNMLDGQSKHQTPTLNSGRCKRSRKATGDAIVDAMLEFAAASKMRAAAIMRNEERFAISKCLKVLDAMQGVDQSMYLFALNLFENPNARETFIALNTERRLTWLQLKFNLGLF
- the LOC132600771 gene encoding probable ubiquitin-like-specific protease 2B isoform X3 — encoded protein: MNYLSSKGFGRKGTDEENPQKRKSKQVAATLDSAVEPRRSSRFRGVSNRRNCTSEEKLNSCNFDCYLKNIWSELPEDKKSLFLCLDSMWFSSYTTKAFKPKVLRWIKDKNIFSKKYVLVPIVLWNHWCLLIFCHLGESLESESTTPCMLLLDSLQMANLQFEPEIRKFVSDIFKTEERPESQKLIKKIKLLVPKVPQQKNDTDCGKYVLYYISLFLDCAPETFSISEGYPYFMKEDWFTLDQLESFWQKLQTQTKDSSEESSFSDGSFSGSEDVILKGEDLNMLDGQSKHQTPTLNSGRCKRSRKATGDAIVDAMLEFAAASKMRAAAIMRNEERFAISKCLKVLDAMQGVDQSMYLFALNLFENPNARETFIALNTERRLTWLQLKFNLGLF